The proteins below come from a single Lepeophtheirus salmonis chromosome 4, UVic_Lsal_1.4, whole genome shotgun sequence genomic window:
- the LOC121116363 gene encoding uncharacterized protein gives MNEISIESNGERLLPPRCYNSHMIHDSSSASSSTLDLRSKGVSTPTASKQAEEIRIITDNFQDLLKRATKEITKLTSEKRRLEKEYERLLSINEEIADDLGRVLERERSLSSENKAVLKANDELYKEAQRLSDEEERWFVQKEAWLNDRKRLEEELKSSKYDIEELENSYREKELERLGRPLPSDEEEDKEDASEVIQSLREENARLLELYQSSSHEKEDLIREISRLTIENESILSRREIVSGENMQLMLEVESLNKGIANLKDDVKNSNDRVRLLEKDNKELSSKLKVEKASRTDARLADRAAERAVELASKNRDLLEWRNQLNDKNMALVTENAKLKSKCANLEDLLNEESADINEVLELIKNLQLQASNHSCALPQSAIGPIAKFRDFKLQPR, from the coding sequence ATGAATGAAATAAGCATCGAATCGAACGGGGAACGTCTCCTTCCTCCACGTTGCTACAACTCCCATATGATTCATGATTCATCATCCGCGTCCTCTTCCACATTGGATCTCCGATCCAAAGGAGTTTCTACTCCAACTGCTTCGAAGCAAGCAGAAGAAATCCGTATTATAACGGATAATTTTCAGGATTTGTTGAAGAGAGCCACAAAAGAAATCACAAAGCTCACGTCTGAGAAACGAAGACTCGAAAAGGAATATGAGCGTCTTTTGAGCATCAATGAGGAGATTGCAGATGATTTGGGGCGTGTCTTGGAGCGTGAGAGGAGTTTGAGCTCTGAGAATAAGGCGGTCCTCAAAGCCAATGATGAATTGTATAAAGAGGCCCAAAGACTCTCTGATGAAGAAGAGCGGTGGTTTGTTCAAAAAGAGGCTTGGCTCAACGACAGAAAGCGTTTGGAGGAAGAGTTAAAGTCCTCGAAATATGACATTGAAGAGTTAGAAAATTCCTACAGAGAAAAGGAATTAGAGCGTTTGGGTCGACCTCTTCCTTCAGACGAGGAAGAGGACAAAGAAGATGCTTCTGAAGTGATTCAGAGTTTGAGGGAGGAAAATGCACGTCTTTTGGAACTCTATCAATCCAGCTCGCATGAAAAAGAGGATCTTATACGTGAAATTTCTCGCCTTACAATCGAAAACGAGTCCATCCTCTCACGACGAGAAATCGTTTCCGGAGAAAATATGCAGCTCATGCTAGAAGTGGAAAGCCTGAATAAGGGCATTGCGAATCTGAAGGACGATGTAAAAAATTCTAATGATCGCGTCCGTCTCTTGGAAAAGGATAATAAAGAACTTAGTTCCAAATTAAAAGTGGAAAAGGCGAGTCGAACTGATGCACGCCTGGCTGATCGTGCAGCTGAAAGAGCCGTAGAACTCGCATCCAAAAATCGTGATCTCCTAGAATGGCGAAATCAGTTGAACGATAAAAATATGGCTCTCGTCACCGAAAACGCCAAACTTAAATCCAAGTGCGCTAACTTGGAAGATCTTCTTAATGAGGAATCTGCGGATATTAATGAAGTATTGGAGTTGATTAAAAACCTTCAACTTCAGGCCTCTAATCATAGCTGTGCTCTTCCGCAGTCTGCAATTGGTCCCATAGCCAAATTTAGGGACTTTAAGCTTCAGCCCAGATAA